One genomic segment of Rhizobium gallicum bv. gallicum R602sp includes these proteins:
- a CDS encoding sugar ABC transporter ATP-binding protein has translation MGPETVEGTVLLSARRISKSFSGVQVLFSVNFDLRAGEIHALMGENGAGKSTLVKILSGFEEPSSGEILLDGEPVKLPPNGAAEALGIVIIHQEFNLAEHLTVTESLFLGREVTRFGVLDRKYMRAEARRVLDLLGSHVDVNAQINTLSIADKQMVEIAKAISRNARIVFMDEPTAVLSREEINVLFNQVRKLRDQGTSFVFVSHKLDEVMELTDRVTVLRDGQWVKTSPTSILDGESIAQLMVGRELSSLYPAKNEPDVDGEVVLSVNSVSTHYVRDASFEVRRGEILGFSGLIGSGRTELMEAIMGLRSRASGDVTVNGQSVPPHDVHAANRAGLAYMTKDRKSKGLLLNSGMIANLTLQSLDKHGRFGYLSAASEASAMARARRRFDIRVRDGNIIAGRMSGGNQQKLLLAKVMEIEPQIVIIDEPTRGIDVGTKQQIYHFISALARDGHSIIVVSSEMPEVIGLCTRIAVMREGGIVGILEGDEISEQEIMRYAAGLKKKVAA, from the coding sequence ATGGGTCCGGAGACGGTCGAAGGTACGGTGCTGCTGTCGGCAAGGCGAATTAGCAAATCGTTCAGCGGCGTGCAGGTGCTCTTCAGCGTCAATTTCGACCTTCGCGCCGGCGAAATCCATGCGCTGATGGGCGAAAACGGCGCCGGCAAATCCACCCTCGTCAAGATCCTTTCCGGTTTCGAAGAGCCTAGCTCCGGCGAAATCCTGCTCGACGGCGAACCTGTGAAGCTGCCGCCCAACGGTGCCGCAGAGGCGCTCGGCATCGTCATCATTCACCAAGAATTCAATCTCGCTGAACATTTGACCGTCACCGAGAGCCTGTTTCTCGGTCGCGAAGTCACGCGTTTCGGCGTGCTCGACCGCAAGTATATGCGCGCCGAGGCTCGGCGCGTCCTTGATCTCCTCGGCTCGCATGTCGACGTGAATGCGCAGATCAACACGCTGTCGATCGCCGACAAGCAGATGGTGGAGATCGCCAAGGCGATCAGCCGCAACGCGCGGATCGTATTCATGGATGAACCGACCGCGGTGCTATCGCGCGAGGAGATCAACGTCCTGTTCAACCAGGTGCGCAAGCTTCGCGATCAGGGAACGAGCTTCGTCTTCGTTTCCCATAAGCTCGACGAAGTCATGGAACTGACTGACCGGGTGACGGTGCTGCGCGACGGCCAATGGGTGAAGACCTCGCCTACCTCGATCCTCGATGGCGAATCGATCGCCCAGTTAATGGTCGGGCGGGAGCTCTCCAGCCTCTATCCCGCCAAGAACGAGCCCGATGTCGACGGAGAGGTCGTGCTCAGCGTCAATTCCGTATCGACCCACTATGTCCGTGATGCCAGTTTCGAGGTCCGGAGAGGGGAGATCCTCGGCTTTTCCGGCTTGATCGGATCCGGTCGCACCGAGCTTATGGAGGCGATCATGGGTTTGCGCTCGCGCGCATCGGGCGACGTCACGGTCAACGGGCAGTCCGTGCCCCCGCACGACGTTCATGCCGCAAATCGCGCAGGCTTGGCCTACATGACCAAGGACCGCAAGTCCAAGGGACTGCTTCTCAACTCCGGCATGATCGCCAACCTTACCCTGCAATCCTTGGACAAGCATGGCCGGTTTGGCTATCTGAGCGCTGCGAGCGAAGCCTCTGCGATGGCAAGGGCCCGGCGCCGCTTCGACATCCGCGTCAGGGACGGCAATATCATTGCCGGCCGCATGTCCGGCGGCAACCAGCAGAAATTGCTACTGGCGAAAGTCATGGAGATCGAGCCGCAGATCGTCATTATCGACGAGCCGACCCGCGGCATCGATGTCGGCACCAAGCAGCAGATCTATCATTTCATTTCGGCACTGGCCCGCGATGGTCATTCGATCATCGTGGTTTCTTCGGAGATGCCGGAGGTGATCGGACTTTGCACGCGTATTGCCGTAATGCGCGAAGGCGGGATCGTCGGTATTTTGGAGGGCGATGAGATCTCCGAACAGGAAATCATGCGCTACGCGGCGGGATTGAAAAAAAAGGTTGCTGCCTGA
- a CDS encoding LacI family DNA-binding transcriptional regulator, with protein MSNSTPATIEDVARIAQVSIATVSRAIHMPEKVANSTRLKVNQAIAITGYTTNAMARSLRLGRSNMILVVAPDIGDPNFSNILVGLENEARAHGYGILIGHTQNDAQRGLEYLKFLNSNQAAGLILFTGILPFGHQTMTARLPPSVGVFEPVFNGGIPYVGVDDVAGARKAVDLLIAEGHRKIAFIGDSRTRLAYSRRRMGYEAGMDAAGVSPDLRIVFEGDGTIESGRLAVEQLFMRDTLPTGFMCVNDQTAIGVMIGLGARGYDIPRDFSVTGFDDVPQAVFMSPSLTTIRQPRTAIGKHAMALLLELLSDGQPAETEILLRPDLVVRNSVSAPSRNWTRK; from the coding sequence GTGTCGAATTCCACTCCCGCAACAATCGAAGACGTCGCCCGAATTGCCCAGGTTTCGATTGCAACGGTCTCTCGCGCGATCCATATGCCCGAGAAGGTCGCGAACTCGACACGCCTCAAGGTCAACCAGGCAATCGCCATCACCGGCTACACGACGAACGCGATGGCGCGCAGCCTGCGGCTCGGCCGCTCGAACATGATTCTCGTGGTCGCGCCCGACATCGGCGACCCGAATTTCTCCAACATCCTGGTCGGACTGGAAAATGAAGCGCGCGCGCACGGTTACGGCATTCTCATCGGCCATACGCAGAACGATGCGCAGCGCGGCCTCGAATACCTGAAGTTCCTGAATTCCAATCAGGCGGCCGGGCTGATCCTCTTCACCGGCATCCTGCCCTTCGGCCACCAGACCATGACCGCGCGCCTGCCGCCCAGCGTCGGCGTCTTTGAGCCGGTCTTCAACGGCGGCATTCCCTATGTCGGCGTGGACGACGTGGCGGGCGCCCGCAAGGCCGTCGACCTGCTGATCGCCGAGGGCCATCGGAAGATTGCCTTCATCGGCGATTCGCGCACCCGCCTGGCCTACAGCCGGCGGCGCATGGGGTATGAGGCCGGAATGGATGCCGCTGGCGTCAGTCCCGACCTTCGGATTGTCTTCGAGGGCGACGGCACGATCGAAAGCGGCCGGCTGGCGGTCGAACAGCTTTTTATGCGCGATACCCTGCCGACGGGCTTCATGTGCGTCAACGACCAGACCGCCATCGGTGTGATGATCGGCCTCGGCGCGCGCGGCTACGATATTCCTCGGGATTTTTCCGTGACCGGCTTCGATGACGTGCCTCAAGCCGTCTTCATGTCACCCTCGCTGACGACGATCCGCCAGCCACGCACTGCCATCGGCAAGCATGCCATGGCGCTGCTGCTCGAGCTCCTGTCAGACGGTCAGCCCGCCGAGACGGAAATCCTGCTCAGACCCGATCTGGTGGTCCGCAACTCGGTCTCTGCGCCCTCGCGCAACTGGACAAGGAAGTAA
- the xylA gene encoding xylose isomerase gives MSTGFFGDIQKVKYEGPDSTNPLAFRHYQPDEIVMGKRMEDHLRFAVAYWHTFTWPGGDPFGGQTFLRPWFEDTMKAAKLKADVAFEFFQLLGAPYYCFHDADVRPEGNSFAENTKNLNEIVDYFAEKQAATGVKLLWGTANLFSNRRFMSGAATNPDPDVFAFSAATVKTCMDATQKLGGENYVLWGGREGYETLLNTDLKRELDQLGRFLNLVVEYKHKIGFKGTILIEPKPQEPTKHQYDYDVATVYGFLKRNGLENEVKVNIEQGHAILAGHSFEHELALANALGIFGSIDMNRNDYQSGWDTDQFPNNVPEMALAYYHVLAGGGFKTGGTNFDSKLRRQSLDPEDLLIGHIGGMDCCARGLKAAAKMIEDRALSKPLEDRYAGWNGAEGQKLLRGEYSLEEIAEWVETRNINPQPKSGKQELLENVVNRYV, from the coding sequence ATGAGCACCGGATTTTTCGGAGATATCCAGAAAGTGAAATACGAGGGGCCGGACAGCACCAATCCGCTGGCCTTCCGCCACTACCAGCCCGACGAAATTGTCATGGGCAAGCGCATGGAAGATCACCTGCGCTTTGCGGTTGCCTACTGGCATACTTTCACCTGGCCGGGTGGCGACCCCTTCGGCGGCCAGACCTTCCTGCGTCCCTGGTTCGAAGACACGATGAAGGCAGCCAAACTGAAGGCCGATGTCGCCTTCGAATTCTTCCAGCTGCTCGGCGCGCCCTATTATTGCTTCCACGACGCCGACGTTCGCCCGGAAGGCAACAGCTTTGCCGAGAACACGAAGAACCTCAACGAGATTGTCGACTACTTTGCCGAAAAGCAGGCTGCGACCGGCGTCAAGCTGCTTTGGGGCACGGCGAACCTCTTCTCGAACCGCCGCTTCATGTCGGGTGCCGCGACCAATCCGGATCCGGATGTCTTTGCATTTTCGGCTGCGACGGTGAAGACCTGCATGGATGCGACGCAGAAGCTCGGCGGCGAAAACTACGTGCTTTGGGGTGGCCGCGAAGGCTATGAGACACTGCTCAACACCGATCTCAAGCGCGAGCTCGATCAGCTCGGCCGCTTCCTCAACCTCGTCGTCGAATACAAGCACAAGATCGGCTTCAAGGGCACGATCCTCATCGAGCCAAAGCCGCAGGAGCCGACCAAGCACCAGTACGACTACGACGTCGCGACCGTCTACGGCTTCCTGAAGAGGAACGGCCTGGAAAATGAGGTGAAGGTCAATATCGAGCAGGGCCACGCGATCCTCGCCGGCCATTCCTTCGAGCACGAGCTGGCGCTTGCCAACGCGCTCGGCATCTTTGGCTCGATCGACATGAACCGTAACGATTACCAGTCCGGCTGGGATACCGACCAGTTCCCGAACAACGTCCCGGAAATGGCGCTGGCCTATTACCACGTCCTAGCAGGCGGCGGCTTCAAGACCGGCGGCACGAACTTCGATTCCAAGTTGCGCCGCCAGTCGCTCGATCCAGAAGACCTGCTGATCGGCCATATCGGCGGCATGGATTGCTGCGCTCGCGGCCTTAAGGCGGCGGCCAAGATGATCGAGGACAGGGCGCTCTCCAAACCGCTCGAGGATCGCTATGCCGGCTGGAACGGCGCAGAGGGCCAGAAGCTCTTGCGCGGCGAATACTCGCTGGAAGAGATCGCAGAGTGGGTTGAGACGAGGAACATCAACCCGCAGCCGAAATCCGGCAAACAGGAACTGCTGGAAAACGTCGTCAACCGCTACGTTTAA
- the xylB gene encoding xylulokinase: protein MYLGLDLGTSGVKAMLIDGDQKIIGSANGSLDVSRPHSGWSQQEPSHWIRATEEAVAGLKAKHPKELSAVKGVGLSGQMHGATLLDAGDRVLRPCILWNDTRSYVEAAALDADPKFRKLTGNIVFPGFTAPKLAWVAKHEPGIFAEVAKVLLPKDYLRLWLTGEHISEMSDSAGTSWLDTGKRKWSSELLAATGLDEKQMPALVEGTEQAGKLRGELAAKWGIAGDTVVAGGAGDNAASACGMGTVRDGAAFVSLGTSGVLFAANAAYLPKPDSAVHAFCHALPNTWHQMGVILSATDALNWHSNVTGQSAADLTNELGETLKTPSGVTFLPYLSGERTPHNDAVIRGAFIGLEHESSRVVLTQAVLEGVSFAIRDNLEALRSAGTDISRVTAIGGGSRSRYWLASIATALGVPVDMPADGDFGAAFGAARLGLIAATGAEPVSVCTPPKTAKTIEPVAALSGAYEDAYRRYRALYPAIKSLAH, encoded by the coding sequence ATGTATCTCGGTCTCGATCTCGGAACCTCGGGCGTCAAGGCGATGCTCATCGACGGCGATCAGAAGATCATCGGCTCGGCGAATGGTTCGCTCGATGTTTCGCGGCCGCATTCGGGCTGGTCGCAACAAGAACCGTCGCATTGGATTCGCGCAACGGAGGAGGCTGTTGCCGGCCTGAAAGCGAAACACCCGAAAGAGCTTTCGGCCGTCAAAGGCGTCGGCCTTTCCGGCCAGATGCATGGTGCGACGCTGCTTGATGCCGGCGATAGGGTGCTGCGTCCCTGCATTCTCTGGAACGATACGCGTTCTTATGTCGAGGCAGCGGCGCTGGATGCCGACCCGAAATTCCGCAAGCTGACGGGTAACATCGTCTTTCCGGGGTTTACCGCACCGAAACTTGCCTGGGTCGCCAAGCATGAGCCCGGAATTTTCGCCGAGGTCGCCAAGGTGCTGCTGCCGAAGGATTACCTGCGGCTGTGGCTGACGGGCGAGCACATTTCCGAAATGTCGGATTCTGCCGGTACGTCCTGGCTCGATACAGGCAAACGCAAATGGTCGTCGGAGCTTCTTGCCGCGACGGGTCTCGACGAAAAGCAGATGCCGGCGCTGGTCGAAGGCACCGAGCAGGCAGGAAAGCTGCGCGGCGAACTCGCGGCGAAGTGGGGAATTGCAGGCGACACTGTCGTTGCCGGCGGGGCAGGGGACAATGCAGCGTCTGCCTGCGGCATGGGCACGGTCAGAGATGGCGCGGCCTTCGTCTCGCTCGGCACGTCCGGCGTTCTCTTCGCGGCGAATGCCGCCTACCTGCCGAAGCCGGACAGTGCGGTCCATGCCTTCTGCCACGCACTGCCCAACACCTGGCATCAGATGGGCGTCATCCTTTCGGCCACCGATGCGTTGAACTGGCATTCGAACGTCACTGGTCAGTCCGCTGCCGATCTCACGAACGAACTCGGCGAGACGCTGAAGACACCCTCTGGTGTCACCTTTCTTCCTTATCTTTCAGGCGAACGCACGCCGCACAATGATGCCGTCATCCGTGGCGCCTTTATCGGCCTTGAGCATGAGAGCAGTCGGGTTGTGCTGACACAGGCGGTGCTCGAAGGTGTGTCTTTCGCAATCCGCGATAATCTCGAAGCGCTGCGTTCGGCAGGCACCGATATATCCCGCGTCACCGCCATCGGCGGCGGCTCGCGCTCGCGCTATTGGCTGGCGTCGATTGCAACGGCGCTCGGCGTTCCGGTCGATATGCCCGCCGACGGCGATTTCGGCGCCGCCTTCGGGGCGGCGAGGCTTGGGCTGATCGCGGCGACGGGCGCCGAGCCGGTTTCAGTCTGCACGCCGCCGAAGACGGCAAAAACGATCGAGCCGGTCGCCGCTTTGAGTGGTGCCTATGAGGATGCCTACAGGCGCTATCGGGCGCTTTATCCGGCGATCAAATCGCTGGCGCATTGA
- a CDS encoding LacI family DNA-binding transcriptional regulator — MRPTVHDIAAAAGVSLATVDRVLNQRPGVRRITREKVETAIREIGYVRDVAAANLAKGRTYPLVFILPASDNSFMHGLHAEIREAMIRSPSERTSIRTVEVAAFDPAALVTALEKLADERPAGIALVATDAPEVVAAVDRLVADGIPVVTLVSDLTGSRRHHYAGVDNIAAGRTAARLLGRFLGDAKGEVAVLAGSMLVRDHRERLEGFAALMAQEFPKLSILPVLEGRDDPELAHMLVADVLSKHERVIGVYSLGAGNRGLVRALKARASSRPLTVVAHELTVHTRAALIDGTIDAILNQNAGHEVRSAIRVLKAKADGLAVIDAQERIRLDIFLKDNLP, encoded by the coding sequence ATGAGGCCTACAGTTCATGATATCGCCGCTGCTGCGGGTGTCAGTCTGGCGACTGTTGACCGCGTGCTGAACCAGCGCCCGGGTGTCCGCCGCATCACGCGCGAAAAAGTGGAAACGGCAATCCGCGAGATCGGCTATGTGCGCGATGTTGCCGCCGCCAACCTCGCCAAGGGCCGCACCTATCCGCTGGTTTTCATCCTGCCCGCCTCGGACAATTCCTTCATGCACGGGCTGCACGCCGAGATCCGCGAAGCGATGATCCGTTCGCCGTCCGAAAGGACGAGTATTCGCACAGTGGAGGTTGCCGCCTTCGATCCGGCCGCTCTGGTTACGGCGCTCGAAAAGCTTGCCGATGAACGTCCCGCCGGGATTGCGCTTGTCGCCACCGACGCACCTGAGGTCGTCGCTGCGGTCGACAGGCTCGTGGCCGACGGCATTCCTGTCGTCACGCTGGTTTCAGACCTCACCGGTTCGCGCCGGCATCATTATGCGGGTGTCGACAATATCGCCGCCGGAAGAACCGCAGCGCGTCTTCTCGGACGTTTTCTTGGCGATGCCAAGGGCGAGGTGGCGGTGCTCGCCGGCTCCATGCTGGTGCGCGACCATCGCGAGCGGCTGGAAGGCTTTGCCGCGCTGATGGCGCAGGAATTTCCGAAGCTCTCCATCCTGCCGGTCCTCGAAGGCCGCGACGATCCGGAACTGGCGCATATGCTGGTCGCCGACGTGTTGTCCAAGCATGAACGGGTGATCGGCGTCTACAGCCTGGGCGCCGGCAACCGTGGCCTTGTCAGGGCGCTGAAGGCGAGAGCCTCAAGTCGCCCGCTGACAGTCGTCGCCCATGAATTGACCGTCCACACGCGCGCAGCCCTCATCGACGGCACGATCGATGCGATCCTCAACCAGAACGCCGGCCATGAGGTCCGCAGTGCGATCCGGGTTCTCAAGGCAAAGGCCGACGGGCTTGCCGTCATCGATGCGCAGGAGCGGATCCGGCTCGACATATTCCTGAAAGACAATCTGCCGTAA
- a CDS encoding DHA2 family efflux MFS transporter permease subunit has protein sequence MATTATAGAVPIAPSEERMDPRKLIAFFAMVLGMFMSILDIQIVSASLAEIQAGLSAGSDEIGWVQTSYLIAEVIMIPLSGTLARIISTRYLFAISAAGFTLSSVLCATATNIDQMIVYRAIQGFIGGGMIPSVFAAAFTIFPPSKRSIVSPIIGLIATLAPTIGPTVGGYLSHAFSWHWLFLVNVIPGILVATITWNFIDFDKPELSLFRKFDWWGLFSMGVFLGALEYVLEEGNSNDWFNDSYIVAGAVASVAGAIIFFYRAFTVDFPVVDLRAFTNRNFSFGSVFSFVMGIGLYGLTYIYPVYLGRIRGYDSLMIGETMFVSGLAMFLTAPIAGRLSTKMDLRLMMVIGFTSFAAGTFVMTHLTEDWDFYELFIPQILRGFGLMMCMVPINNIALGTMPPSRIRGASGLFNLTRNLGGAVGLAVINTVLSNRQDVHYERLRENMDWGNPAAIDQMNNLTANFNSYGLDGASAAIKQMVGLATRQAIILSFSDVFLILTVLFVAMILGVAMIKKPEPQGGGGGSGGH, from the coding sequence ATGGCTACCACCGCAACAGCAGGCGCCGTTCCGATCGCTCCTTCCGAAGAGCGAATGGACCCGCGCAAGCTCATCGCATTCTTTGCGATGGTGCTTGGCATGTTCATGTCGATCCTCGACATCCAGATCGTCTCCGCATCGCTGGCGGAAATCCAAGCCGGCCTTTCCGCCGGCTCGGATGAGATCGGCTGGGTGCAGACGTCCTACCTGATTGCGGAAGTCATCATGATTCCGCTGTCGGGAACGCTCGCTCGCATCATCTCGACACGCTATCTTTTTGCTATTTCGGCTGCTGGTTTCACGCTGTCGAGCGTGCTTTGCGCAACGGCAACGAACATCGACCAGATGATCGTTTACCGCGCCATCCAGGGCTTCATCGGCGGCGGTATGATTCCGTCCGTCTTTGCGGCCGCCTTCACCATCTTCCCGCCGTCGAAGCGCAGCATCGTCTCGCCTATCATCGGCCTGATCGCCACCCTTGCGCCGACCATCGGCCCAACCGTCGGCGGTTATCTCAGCCACGCCTTCTCGTGGCACTGGCTGTTCCTCGTCAACGTCATTCCCGGTATCCTGGTCGCCACCATCACCTGGAATTTCATCGACTTCGACAAGCCGGAACTGTCGCTCTTCAGGAAGTTCGACTGGTGGGGCCTTTTCTCCATGGGCGTTTTCCTCGGTGCGCTGGAATATGTGCTGGAGGAAGGCAATTCGAACGACTGGTTCAACGACAGCTATATCGTCGCCGGTGCTGTGGCTTCAGTGGCAGGCGCGATCATCTTCTTCTATCGCGCTTTCACCGTGGACTTCCCGGTCGTCGACCTCAGGGCTTTTACCAACAGGAATTTCTCCTTCGGTTCGGTATTCTCATTCGTCATGGGCATCGGGCTATACGGCCTCACCTATATCTATCCGGTCTATCTGGGGCGCATCCGCGGTTACGATTCGCTGATGATCGGCGAGACCATGTTTGTCTCTGGCCTTGCAATGTTCCTCACTGCGCCGATTGCCGGCCGGCTGTCGACGAAGATGGACCTTCGCCTGATGATGGTGATCGGCTTTACCAGCTTCGCGGCCGGCACCTTCGTCATGACCCACCTGACCGAAGACTGGGATTTCTACGAGCTCTTCATCCCGCAGATCCTGCGCGGTTTCGGACTCATGATGTGCATGGTGCCGATCAACAACATCGCGCTCGGCACGATGCCGCCTTCACGTATACGTGGTGCCTCCGGTCTGTTCAACCTTACTCGTAACCTCGGCGGGGCAGTCGGCCTTGCGGTGATCAACACCGTTCTCTCCAACCGTCAGGACGTGCACTACGAGCGGCTGCGGGAAAACATGGATTGGGGTAATCCGGCTGCGATCGACCAGATGAACAACCTCACTGCCAACTTCAACTCCTATGGCTTGGACGGTGCTTCGGCTGCGATCAAGCAGATGGTCGGACTTGCCACCAGACAGGCGATCATTCTCTCCTTCAGCGACGTATTCCTGATCCTGACCGTACTTTTCGTGGCCATGATCCTCGGGGTCGCGATGATCAAGAAACCGGAACCCCAGGGCGGCGGCGGCGGCAGCGGGGGCCACTGA
- a CDS encoding HlyD family secretion protein, producing MSSNQKTNVARIVSDSARDETAPDAVVPAEPATAEAPRAPQTAPDTQTAPAEKKKRRSLVLPIVALAILAGGASYGYEWWTNGRFMVSTDDAYIEGDIATISPKVTGYVAKVNVVANQQVKAGDVLATLDNGDYQNALDQAEAQIATEKLSLSRIDAQIEGAKAALAQAQASKVALEAAVRGAEITQKRQADLQAKSVGTTADLDTANIALDQAKANLVGGDATIKSAEANVTILEAQRREAEGSVRTLELQRDKAARDLSFTILKAPYDGVVGNRSVQEGDLVSPGQRLMALVPVRQLFIDANFKETQIQHLVPGSKVNVHVDAYDDHPIVGTVESISPASGSVFSLLPPENATGNFTKIIQRVPVRIALPQDALDSGRLRAGLSVVVDVDTRTAPGREQAAK from the coding sequence ATGTCGTCCAACCAGAAAACGAATGTCGCCCGCATTGTCAGCGATTCCGCAAGGGACGAGACGGCGCCGGACGCCGTTGTCCCTGCCGAACCGGCGACTGCGGAAGCTCCGCGTGCCCCTCAGACTGCCCCCGATACGCAGACCGCTCCGGCTGAAAAGAAGAAACGCCGCAGCCTGGTGCTACCGATCGTGGCGCTCGCTATTCTTGCCGGCGGTGCATCATATGGCTACGAGTGGTGGACAAACGGCCGTTTCATGGTGTCGACTGACGACGCCTATATCGAAGGTGATATCGCAACGATCTCGCCAAAGGTCACCGGCTATGTCGCGAAGGTGAATGTCGTCGCCAACCAGCAGGTGAAGGCCGGGGACGTGCTCGCCACGCTCGACAACGGCGATTATCAAAATGCCCTCGATCAGGCCGAAGCCCAGATCGCTACGGAGAAGCTGTCTCTGAGCCGCATCGACGCGCAGATCGAAGGAGCCAAGGCAGCGCTTGCTCAGGCCCAGGCCTCCAAGGTGGCTCTCGAGGCGGCAGTCCGTGGCGCCGAGATCACACAGAAGCGCCAGGCGGACCTCCAGGCGAAGTCGGTCGGCACGACGGCCGATCTCGACACTGCCAATATTGCTCTTGACCAGGCCAAGGCCAATCTCGTCGGCGGTGACGCCACCATCAAGTCGGCGGAAGCAAACGTCACCATCCTCGAGGCGCAGCGCAGGGAGGCCGAAGGTTCGGTCCGCACGCTCGAGCTTCAGCGGGACAAGGCAGCCCGCGATCTGTCCTTCACAATTCTCAAGGCACCGTATGATGGCGTCGTCGGCAACCGCTCTGTTCAGGAAGGCGATCTCGTTTCGCCCGGCCAGCGCCTGATGGCACTCGTTCCGGTGCGTCAGCTCTTCATCGATGCCAACTTCAAGGAAACGCAGATCCAGCACCTGGTTCCGGGCTCGAAGGTCAATGTGCATGTCGACGCTTATGACGACCATCCGATCGTCGGCACCGTCGAGTCGATTTCGCCGGCCTCCGGCTCCGTCTTTTCGCTACTGCCGCCGGAAAATGCGACGGGCAATTTCACCAAGATCATCCAGCGCGTCCCGGTCCGCATTGCGCTGCCTCAAGATGCGCTCGACAGCGGCCGCTTGCGCGCCGGCCTCAGCGTCGTCGTCGATGTCGATACCCGCACGGCCCCCGGTCGAGAGCAGGCAGCAAAGTGA
- a CDS encoding TetR/AcrR family transcriptional regulator, translating to MTDIFKDTVEAPVASGRWAAGEDPAKRRQILEGAKRVFMKLGFDAASMNDVTREAGVSKGTLYVYFANKEELFTAMMETERAAFVASVRAALNANPDPDTALYDFGMTFVRHTTEEKVINAIRTVIGVRDRMPHLCQRFFTGPENIRTVLTDYLKAQVAAGHFVIEDVELAARQFLELCGGGFFKLRLLGDMAGPPSEEEMSRIIRGAIRVFLAAYGVNQNRPA from the coding sequence ATGACGGACATTTTCAAAGATACGGTCGAAGCCCCGGTCGCAAGTGGCCGATGGGCGGCAGGAGAGGATCCGGCAAAGCGCAGGCAGATCCTTGAGGGGGCGAAGCGTGTCTTCATGAAACTCGGCTTCGATGCCGCGAGCATGAACGACGTGACGCGCGAGGCTGGTGTTTCGAAAGGAACGCTTTATGTCTACTTCGCCAACAAGGAAGAGCTTTTTACTGCGATGATGGAGACCGAGCGCGCCGCTTTTGTCGCCAGCGTGCGTGCGGCTCTCAATGCCAATCCCGATCCGGACACGGCTCTTTACGATTTCGGCATGACCTTCGTCCGGCACACAACCGAAGAAAAGGTCATCAATGCCATACGCACCGTCATCGGAGTGCGCGACCGCATGCCGCACCTTTGTCAACGCTTCTTTACCGGTCCCGAAAATATCCGGACCGTCCTCACCGACTATCTGAAGGCGCAGGTCGCCGCCGGGCATTTTGTGATCGAGGATGTCGAGCTTGCCGCTCGCCAGTTCCTGGAACTCTGCGGCGGAGGCTTCTTCAAGCTGCGCCTTTTGGGCGACATGGCGGGTCCTCCCTCCGAGGAGGAGATGAGCCGCATCATCCGCGGTGCGATCCGCGTCTTCCTTGCCGCCTATGGCGTTAACCAGAACCGGCCAGCCTAA
- a CDS encoding GyrI-like domain-containing protein: MSAIGRAIWFIESHSASDISLDDISDAAGLSRYHLSRVFGLVTGHSISGYLRGRRLSAAALALIGSSSSILEVALGARYGSHEAFTRAFRDQFGITPDAIRKQGHVRNIALVEPIKMDPARLNEPEGPRFESLPPMLFAGLQETYGYGDNAAIPSLWQKFNSYFGNISGQRGNAAYGICTHIQGETETFRYMAGAEVTDADDLPEGFTTLKVPAQRYAVFTHRGHVSAIAATMHHIFGTWLPSSGLQHAEMPDMFERYDERFDPHTGTGITEIWIPVKE, translated from the coding sequence ATGAGTGCCATTGGACGGGCGATTTGGTTTATCGAAAGCCATTCCGCCAGCGATATCTCGTTGGATGATATCTCGGACGCCGCAGGTCTGTCGCGCTATCATCTGTCGCGCGTCTTCGGGCTCGTCACCGGCCACTCGATCAGCGGCTATCTCCGCGGACGTCGTCTGAGCGCGGCCGCATTGGCCCTGATCGGCAGTTCATCGAGCATCCTCGAGGTTGCCCTCGGCGCGCGTTACGGCTCGCACGAGGCTTTCACCCGTGCCTTTCGCGACCAGTTCGGCATCACTCCGGACGCTATTCGAAAGCAGGGGCACGTCCGCAACATCGCTTTAGTGGAGCCGATAAAAATGGACCCCGCACGCCTCAACGAACCTGAAGGACCCCGCTTCGAAAGCCTGCCGCCAATGCTTTTTGCCGGACTGCAAGAGACCTATGGGTACGGCGACAATGCAGCAATTCCTTCACTTTGGCAGAAATTCAACTCTTATTTCGGCAATATTTCCGGCCAGCGCGGCAATGCCGCCTATGGCATCTGCACACATATCCAAGGAGAAACCGAAACGTTTCGCTATATGGCAGGTGCCGAAGTCACCGATGCCGACGACCTGCCGGAGGGTTTTACGACGCTGAAAGTGCCCGCTCAGCGCTACGCCGTCTTCACTCATCGCGGCCACGTCTCCGCTATTGCGGCAACGATGCACCATATCTTCGGGACATGGCTGCCCTCCTCGGGTCTGCAGCACGCCGAGATGCCAGACATGTTCGAACGCTACGACGAGCGTTTCGATCCCCATACCGGCACGGGCATCACGGAAATCTGGATACCGGTGAAGGAATAA